One segment of Prionailurus bengalensis isolate Pbe53 chromosome E3, Fcat_Pben_1.1_paternal_pri, whole genome shotgun sequence DNA contains the following:
- the NHLRC4 gene encoding NHL-repeat-containing protein 4, giving the protein MDLEGRSICHLPCHLPGTGAFVPEDVAVTAAGLVVVSDLVRGAVHALQHAARAPLGRWVTVGTHLAPRGLAVDAAGRLLVTDYVLGAVHSFTLGPALQPLAPASMLGLEGPCWVGPGPDGGLAVSEEFGDVWLFGSACQPLGSLGVRKGHAFGNPAGVCTDVEGSVIVADEQGRRVTLFPRAREPVCLVSEGLGRPLGVACAPQGQLVVADAGDSYIKVYQYHSEPA; this is encoded by the coding sequence ATGGACCTCGAGGGACGCTCCATCTGCCACCTGCCCTGCCATCTGCCGGGGACTGGGGCCTTCGTGCCGGAGGACGTTGCTGTGACGGCCGCTGGGCTTGTGGTGGTCAGCGACCTCGTCCGTGGGGCTGTCCACGCACTTCAGCACGCCGCCCGAGCCCCCCTGGGCCGCTGGGTCACGGTGGGCACCCACCTGGCCCCCCGGGGACTGGCTGTGGATGCCGCTGGCCGCCTTCTGGTGACAGACTATGTGCTTGGGGCTGTCCACAGCTTCACACTGGGCCCTGCCTTGCAGCCACTGGCCCCAGCCTCCATGCTGGGTCTGGAGGGCCCGTGCTGGGTGGGCCCAGGGCCTGACGGGGGCCTCGCCGTGAGCGAAGAGTTTGGGGATGTGTGGCTGTTCGGCAGTGCCTGCCAGCCCTTGGGCTCCCTGGGGGTTCGGAAAGGGCATGCTTTTGGGAACCCAGCAGGCGTGTGCACCGATGTGGAGGGCAGTGTCATTGTGGCAGATGAGCAAGGGCGCCGCGTGACCCTCTTTCCTCGGGCCAGGGAGCCCGTCTGCCTGGTGTctgaggggctggggaggcccCTGGGTGTGGCCTGTGCCCCTCAGGGCCAGCTCGTGGTGGCAGACGCAGGGGACAGCTACA